A single Campylobacter hyointestinalis subsp. hyointestinalis DNA region contains:
- a CDS encoding 30S ribosomal protein S1, producing the protein MAEVNKNVRNDISDKMDYEEDFAAMFEESLKAEESTVCDGVIVNIKDTEVFVDVRKKSEGIMNISEITNNDGTLQYKIGDTIKVAITGSRNGRPIVSHKKALRKEKVKAFIDNFDENADNIYDAKIVSKNKGGFVALSNDDVEFFMPKSQSGFRDANQVINKTFKVKVLKIDKDEQSIIVSRKKLIDEDRKKRKEAIENIIDNTDIIEGTIKKITTYGMFVDVGGIDGLVHYSEISYKGPVNPNTLYKEGDKVDVKIIKYDTDKKHLSLSVKAATPDPWEEIKDSLEVGDTIKVTVSNIEPYGAFVDLGNDIEGFLHISEISWDKNIKNPKDFIKEGEELDVEVIEIDANDRRLRVSLKNLLPKPFDEFNAKFSEGDIVDGVVTTLTNFGAFVRIGALEGLLHNEDSSWDRNDKCKDIFKTGDNIQVKIIKIDDKNQKISLSQKYLKESPVTKYAKTHGNGDIVSGTIRDIKDFGVFVSLEDGVDALIRKEDIGNLDINSLKVGDSIEAAITFIDEKKNRIRLSVRRLAKQKEREVLNEINDEGKMTLGDIIKEQLAD; encoded by the coding sequence ATGGCTGAGGTGAACAAAAATGTTCGTAACGACATAAGCGATAAAATGGATTATGAAGAAGATTTTGCCGCTATGTTTGAGGAGTCTTTAAAGGCTGAAGAGAGTACAGTTTGCGATGGTGTTATCGTCAATATAAAAGATACTGAGGTATTTGTTGATGTTCGTAAGAAGTCAGAGGGTATTATGAATATCTCTGAGATCACAAACAATGATGGCACTTTACAATACAAGATAGGCGATACTATCAAAGTTGCTATAACAGGATCTAGAAACGGTAGACCGATCGTATCTCATAAAAAGGCTCTTAGAAAAGAGAAAGTTAAGGCTTTCATAGACAATTTCGATGAAAATGCAGACAATATCTATGATGCAAAAATCGTATCTAAAAACAAGGGCGGATTTGTTGCACTTAGCAATGATGATGTTGAGTTTTTTATGCCAAAATCACAAAGTGGCTTTAGAGATGCAAATCAAGTAATAAATAAAACATTCAAAGTAAAAGTTTTAAAAATAGATAAAGATGAGCAAAGCATTATCGTATCTCGTAAAAAACTTATCGATGAAGATAGAAAAAAACGTAAAGAAGCTATAGAAAATATTATCGATAATACTGATATTATCGAAGGAACTATCAAAAAAATCACAACCTATGGTATGTTTGTTGATGTCGGCGGTATAGACGGACTTGTTCATTATAGCGAGATTAGCTATAAAGGTCCGGTAAATCCAAATACATTATATAAAGAGGGCGATAAGGTAGATGTTAAGATCATCAAATACGATACTGATAAAAAACACTTATCTCTATCTGTAAAAGCTGCTACTCCAGATCCTTGGGAAGAGATAAAAGATAGCTTAGAAGTAGGCGATACCATAAAAGTTACTGTTAGCAATATAGAACCTTATGGCGCATTTGTTGATCTAGGAAATGATATAGAGGGATTTTTACATATAAGTGAAATTTCTTGGGATAAAAATATCAAAAATCCTAAAGACTTTATAAAAGAAGGCGAAGAGCTAGACGTTGAAGTTATCGAAATAGACGCTAATGATAGAAGGCTTAGAGTAAGTCTTAAAAATTTACTTCCAAAACCTTTTGATGAATTTAATGCTAAATTTAGCGAAGGTGATATAGTTGATGGAGTTGTTACAACTCTAACAAATTTTGGTGCATTTGTCAGAATAGGCGCTTTAGAAGGATTGTTACACAATGAAGATTCTTCATGGGATAGAAATGATAAATGCAAAGATATCTTTAAAACAGGCGATAATATTCAAGTAAAAATCATTAAAATTGATGATAAAAACCAAAAAATCTCACTTAGTCAAAAATATCTAAAAGAGAGTCCTGTAACAAAATATGCTAAGACTCACGGAAACGGCGATATCGTATCTGGAACTATCAGGGATATAAAAGATTTTGGCGTGTTTGTATCTCTTGAAGATGGAGTTGATGCGCTTATAAGAAAAGAAGATATCGGAAATTTAGATATCAACTCTTTAAAAGTCGGCGACAGTATAGAAGCTGCGATAACTTTTATAGATGAGAAGAAAAACAGAATTCGTCTAAGCGTAAGAAGACTTGCTAAACAAAAAGAACGTGAAGTTCTAAATGAGATAAACGACGAGGGCAAAATGACTCTTGGCGATATCATAAAAGAGCAGCTAGCTGAT
- a CDS encoding 4-hydroxy-3-methylbut-2-enyl diphosphate reductase, protein MKIELAKSYGFCFGVKRAIKIAENSKNASTIGELIHNSLEIDRLKKNFNVKTLKDINELKDEKKAIIRTHGITKDGLANLKSRGIEIIDATCPFVTKPQQIVEKMSNEGYEIIFFGDINHPEVKGVMSYASTKVHVILDESELDNIRLASKVAVVSQTTKKIEKFMQIVNYLMQRVKEVRVFNTICNATLENQEAVRELSSRADVMIIIGGKNSSNTKQLYLISKKLCEDSYLVESGDEIEQIWFKDKKLCGISAGASTPDWIIEKVVDKINNLNSNI, encoded by the coding sequence TTGAAGATTGAACTAGCTAAAAGTTATGGATTTTGTTTTGGAGTAAAAAGAGCTATAAAAATAGCCGAAAATTCAAAAAATGCATCTACTATAGGTGAGCTCATCCATAATAGCTTAGAGATAGATAGACTGAAAAAAAACTTTAACGTTAAAACTTTAAAAGATATAAATGAGTTAAAAGATGAAAAAAAAGCCATTATAAGAACTCATGGTATCACGAAAGATGGTTTGGCAAATTTAAAATCACGCGGTATCGAGATCATAGATGCTACTTGTCCATTTGTCACGAAGCCGCAGCAAATAGTCGAAAAGATGAGTAATGAAGGCTATGAAATCATCTTTTTTGGCGATATAAATCATCCTGAAGTTAAAGGTGTGATGAGTTATGCAAGCACGAAAGTTCATGTTATTTTAGATGAGAGCGAACTTGATAATATAAGGCTTGCGTCTAAAGTCGCTGTCGTATCCCAGACAACAAAAAAAATAGAAAAATTTATGCAAATAGTAAATTATCTAATGCAAAGAGTTAAAGAAGTTAGAGTTTTTAATACTATTTGTAATGCAACTCTTGAAAATCAAGAGGCCGTTAGAGAGCTTTCTAGTAGGGCTGACGTGATGATCATCATAGGTGGAAAAAATAGTTCAAATACAAAACAATTATATCTTATTTCAAAAAAATTATGTGAAGATAGCTACTTAGTAGAAAGTGGAGACGAGATAGAACAAATTTGGTTTAAAGATAAAAAATTATGCGGCATAAGCGCTGGTGCAAGCACTCCAGATTGGATAATAGAAAAAGTCGTAGATAAGATAAATAATTTAAACTCAAATATTTGA
- the aroA gene encoding 3-phosphoshikimate 1-carboxyvinyltransferase, protein MKIEALKHAFDAEFKNISTDKSISHRCAIFSLLSDETSVISDYLEAEDTINSLKIISALGAKVEKQENSYYITPPKNISSPNKILECGNSGTAMRIFMGLLAGNDGFFVLSGDKYLNERPMKRIADPLVKIGAQIDGRDFANKAPLAIRGTKLKYFEYDSHIPSAQVKTALILAGLCGNGCKFSEPELSRDHSERMLLGMGADIKRDGLSLQINPLNDRKLRPLNLSVPNDPSSCFFYAVAAAITPGAKIKIKNILLNKTRIEAYKILEKMGTKISYDLTSSDYDDIGDISVEYAPLKAVEVTQNISWLIDEAPALAVAFSRASGKSVLRNAKELRVKECDRIAVTVNALKSCGIEASELEDGFEVIGGVPKKASIDSHGDHRIAMSFAVLGLLCGMDIQKSEFIATSFPKFSCFLRSLGANVED, encoded by the coding sequence ATGAAAATAGAAGCGCTTAAGCACGCGTTTGACGCTGAGTTTAAAAATATTTCTACAGACAAATCCATAAGTCATAGGTGCGCTATATTTTCACTTTTGAGTGATGAAACGAGCGTTATTAGCGATTATTTAGAGGCAGAAGATACCATAAATTCTCTAAAGATCATAAGCGCTTTAGGCGCTAAAGTTGAAAAGCAAGAAAATTCTTACTATATAACTCCACCAAAAAATATCTCATCGCCAAACAAGATTTTAGAGTGTGGAAATTCTGGCACGGCTATGAGAATATTTATGGGATTACTTGCTGGAAATGATGGTTTTTTTGTGCTTAGTGGAGATAAATATCTAAACGAAAGACCTATGAAAAGGATAGCTGATCCACTTGTTAAGATAGGTGCTCAGATAGATGGTAGAGACTTTGCAAATAAAGCGCCATTAGCAATTAGGGGTACTAAGCTGAAGTATTTCGAGTATGATAGCCATATCCCTTCTGCTCAAGTAAAAACAGCACTTATTTTAGCTGGACTCTGTGGAAACGGTTGTAAATTTAGCGAACCAGAACTTAGCAGAGATCATAGTGAGAGAATGCTTTTAGGTATGGGAGCAGACATCAAAAGAGATGGACTTAGCTTACAGATAAATCCACTTAATGATAGAAAATTAAGACCACTAAATTTAAGTGTTCCAAATGATCCTAGTTCGTGCTTTTTTTACGCCGTTGCCGCAGCGATAACCCCTGGCGCGAAAATCAAAATCAAAAATATACTTTTAAATAAAACTCGCATAGAAGCATATAAAATTCTAGAAAAAATGGGCACTAAGATAAGTTATGACCTAACAAGTAGTGATTATGACGATATCGGTGATATAAGTGTTGAATACGCACCGCTCAAAGCAGTAGAAGTTACACAAAATATCTCGTGGCTTATAGATGAAGCCCCTGCTTTAGCCGTTGCATTTTCAAGGGCAAGCGGAAAAAGCGTACTAAGAAATGCAAAAGAGCTAAGAGTAAAAGAGTGCGATCGTATAGCAGTAACTGTTAATGCACTTAAAAGTTGCGGTATAGAAGCAAGTGAGCTTGAAGATGGTTTTGAGGTCATAGGTGGGGTTCCTAAAAAGGCCAGTATAGATAGCCACGGAGATCACCGCATTGCTATGAGTTTTGCCGTGCTTGGACTGCTTTGTGGTATGGATATACAAAAGAGCGAATTTATAGCGACATCCTTTCCTAAATTTAGCTGTTTTTTAAGGAGTTTAGGAGCAAATGTTGAAGATTGA
- the pheT gene encoding phenylalanine--tRNA ligase subunit beta, translated as MIISKNWLNEFIDLSHLSAEEVCKKLNEIGLEVDSLNKFSIPNHVVVGKVLSCVDHENSDHLHVCEVDVGSEILQIVCGAPNVAAGQFVACALIGAIMPSGLEIKAAKLRGVASSGMLCSSTELGLPKLNNGIMLLDDSIGELVLGRELKEYPILNDELIEIELTPNRGDCLSIHGVARDLSAGFDLPLKEREPREDEEKLLGIGRIISIRCEDKIEASVAYRAIELKEELSLNLKTELRLAYTEQTKEHPVEKILSYMTHSTGVIFRAYDYEKLATNKEEKIVIDIKVLNNGSYGVYFDSKCLGQLGIWQTKEANIDNNSKIIIIEASYVDPKIVSEAALKDKEQPRDEAVYRSSRGSEPKLSMAMNFLFDIFAKNKHITPYAGMQQILLEKDQIIISFNCTELSNMIGAEISRNDVVKILKRLGFDITFNTEQEHIYAKVPFYRHDILNSHDICEEIVRIIGIDNIPSKPLIFSEKSRINNNTYISYKNSKRLRHNAAALGFFECVHYVFDNAGELDALGFKPCKAQILNPINNELAVLKPTLINHLLNSCERNIKNSKKSVKLFEFGDVFNEDGDQSAKFAFLASGLKNEPTLLNGAKPSEINFFDFASLIQNSVGKIELVKSDDIPFLSEFEQAKVYQNNEYIGYIGRIDLNLELKRDLPKTYVCELDFERIKFENKIAKTYSKFPSISRDLSVIIDKDLEYLEIKNCIDELKIGILKEFLPVDIYEDKSLNSKVSLSIKFIFQDMQKTLEDEEISVVMDQILQALNNKLGIGLR; from the coding sequence ATGATAATAAGTAAAAATTGGTTAAATGAATTTATAGATCTTTCGCATTTAAGCGCAGAAGAAGTATGTAAAAAACTAAACGAGATCGGACTAGAAGTAGATAGCCTAAATAAATTTAGTATTCCAAACCATGTTGTCGTAGGAAAAGTACTATCTTGTGTAGATCACGAAAACAGCGATCATCTACACGTTTGTGAAGTAGATGTCGGAAGTGAGATTTTGCAAATAGTCTGCGGTGCTCCTAATGTTGCTGCTGGACAATTCGTAGCTTGTGCGCTTATAGGTGCTATTATGCCTAGTGGTCTTGAGATAAAAGCGGCAAAATTAAGAGGCGTAGCAAGCTCTGGAATGCTTTGTAGCAGCACCGAGCTTGGACTTCCTAAATTAAACAATGGCATTATGCTATTAGATGATAGTATAGGCGAGCTTGTGCTAGGACGCGAACTAAAAGAGTATCCTATTTTAAATGATGAGCTCATAGAGATAGAGCTTACGCCAAATAGAGGTGACTGCCTAAGCATACACGGCGTTGCACGTGATCTATCTGCGGGATTTGATCTACCGCTTAAAGAGCGAGAACCAAGAGAAGATGAGGAAAAGCTTCTTGGTATAGGTAGGATTATCAGCATTCGCTGTGAAGATAAAATAGAGGCTTCAGTAGCATATAGGGCTATAGAGCTAAAAGAAGAGCTATCTTTAAATTTAAAAACAGAACTAAGGCTTGCTTATACAGAGCAGACTAAAGAACATCCAGTAGAAAAGATTTTATCATATATGACTCACTCTACTGGTGTTATCTTTAGAGCTTATGATTATGAAAAATTAGCAACAAATAAAGAAGAGAAAATAGTCATAGATATAAAAGTCCTTAATAACGGATCATATGGTGTTTATTTTGATTCAAAATGCCTAGGTCAATTAGGAATTTGGCAGACAAAAGAGGCAAACATAGACAATAACTCTAAGATTATTATCATAGAAGCTAGTTATGTAGACCCAAAAATAGTCTCTGAAGCAGCCCTTAAAGACAAAGAACAGCCTCGCGATGAAGCAGTCTATAGAAGTAGCAGAGGTAGCGAACCAAAGCTAAGTATGGCTATGAACTTTTTATTTGATATATTTGCTAAAAACAAGCATATTACCCCATATGCTGGAATGCAACAAATTTTACTCGAAAAAGATCAAATTATCATAAGTTTTAATTGTACAGAACTTTCAAATATGATAGGCGCAGAAATTTCTAGAAACGATGTTGTAAAGATCCTAAAAAGACTTGGATTTGATATAACATTTAACACTGAACAAGAGCATATCTATGCAAAAGTACCGTTTTATCGCCATGATATACTGAATTCTCACGATATTTGCGAAGAGATCGTAAGGATAATAGGCATCGACAATATCCCTTCTAAGCCTTTGATCTTTAGTGAAAAAAGTCGTATAAATAATAACACTTACATATCTTATAAAAACTCAAAACGCCTTAGACACAACGCCGCTGCGCTTGGTTTTTTCGAGTGTGTGCATTACGTATTTGATAACGCAGGAGAGCTTGACGCTTTAGGATTTAAGCCTTGTAAAGCACAAATTTTAAATCCTATAAATAACGAACTTGCAGTTTTAAAACCGACTTTGATAAATCATTTATTAAACTCATGTGAAAGAAATATCAAAAATTCAAAAAAATCAGTTAAGCTTTTTGAATTTGGTGATGTGTTTAATGAAGACGGCGACCAAAGCGCTAAATTTGCTTTTTTAGCAAGTGGTTTAAAAAATGAACCTACGCTTTTAAATGGTGCAAAACCTTCAGAGATAAACTTTTTTGATTTTGCTAGTTTGATACAAAACTCAGTTGGAAAAATAGAACTCGTAAAAAGCGATGACATACCGTTTTTAAGTGAATTTGAACAAGCTAAAGTTTATCAAAATAATGAGTATATCGGATATATCGGTAGAATAGATCTAAATTTAGAACTAAAAAGAGATTTACCAAAAACATATGTTTGTGAGCTTGATTTTGAGCGGATCAAATTTGAAAATAAGATAGCAAAAACCTACTCTAAATTTCCTAGCATAAGTAGAGATCTAAGCGTAATAATAGATAAAGATTTAGAATATTTAGAGATCAAAAATTGTATTGACGAGCTAAAGATAGGTATTTTAAAAGAGTTTTTGCCTGTTGATATCTATGAGGATAAAAGTTTGAACTCAAAGGTAAGCTTGAGTATTAAATTTATATTTCAAGATATGCAAAAAACATTAGAAGATGAAGAGATATCTGTTGTTATGGATCAAATTTTACAAGCTTTAAATAATAAACTAGGCATAGGATTAAGATGA
- the pheS gene encoding phenylalanine--tRNA ligase subunit alpha → MQEIIDRIEKAKNLDELEKIRVELFGKKGVITSLFAKLKDIAPEEKKAFAENLNIQRDTFNAKIAQKKAILESEFIKDKMKRESVDITLFNEPLNKGAIHPVMETMDKIIEYFVAQNFSVESGPLIEDDFHNFEALNLPKYHPARDMQDTFYLKDFRLLRTHTSPVQVRTMLKQKPPIRMIAPGSVFRRDLDLTHTPMFHQVEGLVVEEEGKVSFANLKYILEEFLRYMFGDVKVRFRPSFFPFTEPSTEVDISCIFCGGNGCRVCKQTGWLEVLGSGIVDPNVFKAVGYENVSGYAFGLGVERFAMLLHQIPDLRSLFEGDIRLLEQFK, encoded by the coding sequence TTGCAAGAGATTATTGATAGGATTGAAAAGGCTAAAAATCTTGATGAGCTTGAAAAAATTAGAGTTGAGCTTTTTGGAAAAAAAGGTGTTATTACATCTCTTTTTGCAAAATTAAAAGATATAGCTCCAGAAGAAAAAAAGGCCTTTGCCGAGAATTTAAATATTCAAAGAGATACGTTTAATGCTAAAATCGCACAGAAAAAAGCGATTTTAGAAAGTGAGTTTATAAAAGATAAAATGAAACGCGAAAGTGTTGATATTACGCTTTTTAACGAGCCTTTAAATAAAGGTGCTATACATCCGGTTATGGAGACTATGGATAAAATCATTGAGTATTTTGTCGCTCAAAACTTTAGTGTAGAGAGCGGACCTCTCATAGAAGATGATTTTCATAATTTTGAAGCTTTAAATTTACCAAAATATCATCCCGCACGCGATATGCAAGATACATTTTATCTTAAGGATTTTAGGTTGCTTAGGACTCATACAAGTCCAGTTCAAGTAAGAACTATGCTAAAACAAAAACCGCCTATTCGTATGATAGCTCCAGGATCTGTTTTTAGACGTGATCTTGATCTTACCCATACACCGATGTTTCATCAAGTAGAAGGACTAGTTGTCGAAGAAGAAGGAAAAGTAAGCTTTGCGAATTTAAAATATATACTAGAAGAGTTCTTAAGATATATGTTTGGCGATGTAAAAGTTAGATTTCGTCCTAGCTTTTTTCCATTTACAGAACCTAGCACAGAAGTTGATATAAGCTGTATATTTTGTGGCGGCAATGGATGTAGAGTATGCAAACAAACAGGCTGGTTAGAAGTTTTAGGAAGTGGGATAGTTGATCCAAATGTCTTTAAAGCAGTCGGTTATGAAAACGTTAGCGGATACGCCTTTGGACTTGGTGTCGAAAGATTTGCTATGCTTCTTCATCAGATACCAGATCTTAGAAGCCTTTTTGAAGGAGATATTAGACTTTTGGAGCAATTTAAATGA